One Sagittula stellata E-37 genomic window carries:
- a CDS encoding multidrug effflux MFS transporter gives MTPSRQKRFLDRTTPPHILTLVLLASMTALTLNVFVPALQIMADWYETEYHIMQLAISLTLLMNAVLQLLIGPIADNLGRRPVILGGLAIFVLATVGCIMATKVEVFLAFRMMQASVVVGMVLSRAVVRDLYPPDKAASMIGYVTMGMSLVPMISPIFGGALAEAFGWHSNFWLMLVAGVAMLALVWADLGETATRSGLTLGKQFSQYPELLRSPRFWGYALACAFSSGAFFSYVGGASFVGIEVFGLTTANLGYFFGAPAVGYFLGNFLSGRFSARFGINRMILWGAFIVTIGLAVSILVFAAGFGSQWTFFGFMTLVGLGNGMCIPNATAGALSVRPHLAGTASGLAGAIMLGGGAGLSQMAGTMLTPETGAWPLLWMMFGSSVASILAISLVIWRERQLRGLDAA, from the coding sequence ATGACGCCCAGCAGACAAAAGCGGTTTCTCGACCGCACCACACCCCCTCATATCCTGACGCTTGTCCTGTTGGCCAGCATGACCGCGCTGACGCTCAACGTCTTCGTTCCGGCGCTGCAGATCATGGCGGACTGGTACGAGACCGAGTACCACATTATGCAGCTCGCGATCTCGCTAACGCTGCTGATGAACGCCGTCCTCCAACTGCTGATCGGGCCGATTGCCGACAACCTCGGGCGGCGGCCGGTGATCCTGGGAGGGCTCGCGATCTTCGTGCTGGCGACCGTCGGCTGCATCATGGCCACAAAGGTGGAGGTCTTCCTCGCCTTCCGCATGATGCAGGCCAGCGTGGTCGTCGGCATGGTCCTGTCCCGCGCCGTGGTCCGCGACCTCTACCCCCCGGACAAGGCCGCCTCGATGATCGGATATGTCACGATGGGCATGTCGCTGGTCCCGATGATCTCACCGATCTTCGGCGGCGCCCTGGCCGAGGCCTTCGGCTGGCACTCCAACTTCTGGCTGATGCTGGTCGCGGGCGTCGCGATGCTGGCCCTCGTCTGGGCCGACCTCGGTGAAACCGCCACCAGAAGCGGGCTGACCCTTGGCAAGCAGTTCAGCCAGTACCCCGAGCTTCTCCGCTCGCCGCGGTTCTGGGGCTACGCGCTGGCTTGCGCCTTCTCGTCCGGTGCGTTCTTCTCCTACGTGGGCGGCGCGTCTTTTGTCGGCATCGAGGTCTTCGGCCTGACCACCGCCAACCTCGGGTATTTCTTCGGCGCTCCGGCGGTGGGCTATTTCCTCGGCAACTTCTTGTCGGGACGGTTCTCCGCCCGCTTCGGGATCAATCGCATGATCCTCTGGGGGGCCTTCATCGTGACGATCGGCCTCGCGGTGTCGATCCTTGTCTTCGCGGCGGGGTTCGGCAGCCAGTGGACCTTCTTCGGCTTCATGACGCTGGTCGGCCTTGGCAACGGCATGTGCATCCCCAACGCCACCGCCGGCGCCCTTTCGGTGCGTCCGCATCTGGCCGGCACCGCCTCGGGTCTTGCCGGTGCGATCATGCTGGGCGGCGGCGCAGGGCTGTCGCAAATGGCCGGCACGATGCTGACACCGGAAACCGGGGCATGGCCGCTCCTGTGGATGATGTTTGGCTCTTCCGTCGCCTCGATCCTGGCCATCTCTCTGGTGATCTGGCGTGAGCGGCAACTGAGGGGGCTGGACGCAGCCTGA
- a CDS encoding helix-turn-helix domain-containing protein — protein sequence MATQKLYAGAKLRDIRGRLSLTQKDFAAKLGISLPYLNQMENNNRPVSTTVVLALAQEFGFDVTELGQGDAERLVTDMREALADPIFGDATPQLADLRLTASNAPVLARAFLALHRAYRQTHERLASLDEALGREGSQLQPSPWEEVRDFFHYCDNYIDAVDRAAEHFAGLLASEGDLRTAAVARLEIGGIKVRFVQAAPMRAFDTERQELTLSSLLPVETQTFQLFVQIALLRQNQLLEATLDLARFQSEEARAIAKLGLANYFAGAAMMPYKAFLSAAQETRHDLELLAARFGASIEQVAHRLSTLQRPGAKGVPFFFVRVDQAGTITKRHSATRLQFARFGGACPLWNVHRAFETPGRFLRQLAETPDGVRYISLARDVSKTGGHFGAPVRRYAISIGCEVRHAAALVYADDMDFTRASAFEPIGISCRICERTSCHQRSVPPLEKRLTTTPNRRDVLPYKLD from the coding sequence ATGGCCACCCAGAAACTCTATGCCGGCGCAAAGCTGCGGGACATCCGCGGTCGTCTGTCGCTGACCCAGAAGGATTTCGCGGCCAAGCTGGGCATCTCGCTGCCGTACCTCAACCAGATGGAAAACAACAACCGTCCGGTGTCGACGACGGTTGTCCTGGCGCTGGCACAGGAATTCGGTTTCGACGTCACCGAGCTGGGGCAAGGCGACGCGGAACGTCTGGTCACCGACATGCGCGAGGCACTGGCTGACCCGATCTTCGGCGATGCCACGCCGCAACTGGCCGACCTCCGCCTGACAGCCTCGAACGCCCCGGTTCTGGCGCGCGCCTTTCTCGCCCTGCACCGCGCCTACCGCCAGACCCATGAACGGTTGGCCTCCCTCGATGAGGCGCTTGGACGCGAAGGCTCGCAGTTGCAACCGTCCCCGTGGGAAGAGGTGCGCGATTTCTTCCACTATTGCGACAACTACATCGACGCCGTTGATCGCGCCGCCGAACACTTCGCCGGGCTGCTGGCCAGCGAGGGCGACCTGCGCACAGCCGCCGTTGCGCGTCTGGAAATCGGCGGCATCAAGGTCCGGTTCGTGCAGGCCGCGCCAATGCGTGCCTTCGACACGGAGCGGCAGGAACTGACCCTGTCCTCGCTCTTGCCGGTCGAGACGCAGACCTTCCAGCTTTTCGTGCAGATCGCGCTTCTGCGGCAGAACCAATTGCTGGAGGCGACACTCGACCTCGCGCGGTTCCAAAGCGAAGAGGCGCGCGCCATCGCCAAACTGGGGCTGGCGAACTACTTCGCCGGTGCCGCCATGATGCCCTACAAGGCCTTCCTGTCGGCTGCGCAGGAAACCCGTCACGACCTAGAACTGCTCGCCGCCCGTTTCGGTGCATCCATCGAGCAGGTCGCCCACCGCCTGTCGACCCTGCAGCGCCCCGGCGCGAAGGGCGTGCCGTTCTTCTTCGTCCGCGTCGATCAGGCCGGAACGATCACCAAGAGACACTCTGCCACGCGGCTGCAATTCGCGCGGTTCGGCGGAGCCTGCCCCCTGTGGAACGTGCACCGCGCCTTCGAGACACCGGGGCGTTTCCTGCGCCAACTGGCCGAGACACCGGACGGTGTGCGCTACATTTCCCTCGCGCGCGACGTCTCGAAAACGGGCGGACATTTCGGGGCGCCCGTGCGGCGCTATGCGATTTCCATCGGGTGCGAAGTGCGCCACGCCGCCGCGCTGGTCTACGCAGACGACATGGATTTCACCCGCGCTTCCGCCTTCGAGCCCATCGGGATCTCGTGCCGGATCTGCGAGCGGACCTCTTGCCACCAACGCTCCGTTCCGCCGCTGGAAAAGCGTCTGACGACCACGCCGAACCGGCGCGACGTCCTTCCCTACAAGCTGGATTAG
- a CDS encoding N-acetylmuramoyl-L-alanine amidase has protein sequence MTEEPVWHPSPNVGDRRDCAAPDMIVLHYTAMKTAEAARDRLCDPAAQVSAHYVVAEDGRTWQLVRETHRAWHAGAGAWGPVRDVNSHSIGIEIANTGAAPFPERQMVVVENLLRRVMARWRIAPERVVGHSDTAPGRKIDPGPRFDWRRLALQGVAVWPDDTGDPGQFLHDARRFGYDVDAVGEDVVLNAFRMRFRPGAKGPLEDEDRRLMHDLANRWPVAQVALV, from the coding sequence ATGACGGAAGAGCCGGTCTGGCATCCTTCCCCAAACGTCGGTGACCGGCGCGACTGCGCCGCGCCGGATATGATCGTCCTGCACTACACCGCGATGAAGACCGCGGAGGCCGCCCGTGACCGGCTGTGCGATCCGGCTGCGCAGGTCTCGGCGCATTACGTCGTTGCCGAGGATGGGCGCACTTGGCAACTGGTGCGTGAAACGCATCGCGCCTGGCATGCCGGGGCGGGGGCGTGGGGTCCGGTCCGCGACGTGAATTCTCACAGTATCGGGATCGAGATCGCGAATACTGGTGCCGCGCCATTCCCGGAGCGGCAAATGGTGGTGGTCGAAAACCTGCTGCGTCGTGTCATGGCGCGCTGGCGGATCGCGCCTGAAAGGGTCGTCGGGCATTCCGACACGGCGCCGGGGCGCAAGATCGACCCGGGCCCCCGTTTCGACTGGCGCAGGCTGGCACTGCAGGGGGTGGCGGTTTGGCCCGACGACACCGGCGATCCGGGGCAGTTCCTGCACGATGCACGACGTTTCGGTTACGATGTGGATGCCGTTGGCGAGGATGTCGTTCTGAACGCCTTCCGCATGCGGTTTCGTCCTGGGGCCAAAGGGCCGTTGGAGGACGAAGATCGGCGTTTGATGCACGATCTTGCCAACCGATGGCCCGTCGCGCAGGTCGCGCTCGTCTAA